In a single window of the Alosa sapidissima isolate fAloSap1 chromosome 18, fAloSap1.pri, whole genome shotgun sequence genome:
- the LOC121690392 gene encoding endophilin-A1-like, translated as MSVAGLKKQFHKATQKVSEKVGGAEGTKLDDDFKEMEKKVDTTSRAVLDIMTKTTEYLQPNPATRAKLSMMSTMSKIRGQEKGPGYPQAESVLGDAMVRFGRELGEESSFGLALLDVGEAIRELGEVKDALDMEVKQNFIDPLQNLHDKDLKEIQHHLKKMEGRRLDFDYKKKRHGKVQDDEIRQALEKFDESKEVAEQSMFNLLENDIEQVSQLAALVHAQVDYHRRSTEILQQLSGKIEERIKDTSDQPRKEYIPKPRTVMELTLPSENHNGGIHNAKSPARSPARSPARSPASLEQPCCRALYDFEPENEGELGFKEGDLITLTNKIDDNWFEGTVSGQSGFFPVNYVDVLVPLPH; from the exons ATGTCTGTCGCGGGACTGAAAAAGCAGTTTCACAAAGCAACACAG AAAGTCAGTGAGAAAGTGGGAGGAGCCGAGGGCACCAAACTCGACGATGACTTCAAGGAGATGGAGAAG AAAGTGGACACGACTAGCAGAGCGGTACTGGACATTATGACTAAAACTACAGAGTACCTGCAACCCAACCCAg ccACCAGGGCTAAGTTGAGTATGATGAGCACCATGTCTAAGATCCGGGGGCAGGAGAAGGGCCCAGGTTACCCTCAGGCAGAGAGCGTGCTGGGCGATGCAATGGTCAGGTTTGGCCGTGAGCTTGGAGAGGAGTCCAGTTTTG GTCTGGCTTTGCTGGATGTGGGAGAGGCCATTCGTGAGCTCGGTGAGGTCAAAGATGCCCTGGACATGGAGGTCAAACAGAACTTCATTGATCCACTCCAGAACCTCCACGACAAAGACCTGAAAGAGATACAG catCACCTGAAGAAGATGGAGGGCCGGCGGCTGGACTTTGACTACAAGAAGAAGCGCCATGGGAAGGTGCAGGACGATGAGATCCGCCAGGCGCTGGAGAAGTTTGACGAGTCCAAGGAGGTCGCGGAGCAGAGCATGTTTAACCTGCTGGAGAACGAT attgagcAGGTGAGCCAGCTGGCTGCATTGGTTCATGCTCAGGTGGACTACCACAGGCGGTCCACTGAGATCCTCCAGCAGCTCTCGGGCAAGATAGAGGAGAG gataaAAGACACCTCCGATCAGCCCAGGAAGGAGTACATTCCTAAGCCGCGTACAGTGATGGAGCTCACCCTGCCCAGCGAGAACCACAATGGAGGCATCCACAATGCCAAGTCTCCAGCCCGCTCACCTGCCCGCTCACCTGCTCGCTCTCctg cctcTCTGGAGCAGCCGTGCTGTCGAGCCCTGTATGACTTTGAGCCTGAGAACGAAGGCGAGCTGGGCTTCAAGGAGGGGGACCTCATCACGCTCACCAACAAGATCGACGACAACTGGTTCGAGGGCACGGTCAGCGGCCAGTCCGGCTTCTTCCCCGTCAACTACGTGGACGTCCTGGTGCCTCTCCCGCACTAG